The genomic window TTTGCTTATGCCGGCACCCCAACTTTCTTCAGTATTGCGTCCGAGATGAGAGATCCCAAGCACTACACCAAGGCGTTGATGATGTGCCAAAGTGTCATTACGTTGGCGTACATCGTGGTCGGTGTGGTCGTCTACTACTTCTGCGGATCCTATGTTGCCTCTCCTGCGCTCGGCTCGGCTGGCCCGTTGATTAAGAAGGTCGCCTATGGAATTGCTCTTCCTGGTCTGCTGGTCACCGATCTTTTGCTCATCCATGTTAGCCTCCCCCATGAAGCCATCGCCAAACAAGAATTGAAGCAGCTAACCGTGATTCTCTAGCTTGCCGCCAAATCCATCTTCGTTCGAGTCCTGCGCAACTCAAAGCATCTGGCCTCCAACACCCCCAAGCACTGGGCAGTTTGGCTGGGCTCAACCTTTGCCATCACCGCTGTGGGCTATGTGATTGCTAGCGCCATCCCCATTTTTGGACAGCTTATCGCACTTGTTGGAGCGCTTCTTGGCCCGATTTTGTGCTTCCACCCACCCGGTTTCATGTGGATGTACGACAACTGGAAGAGATCCGACGGCCGGAAACAGGCACGATGGTACTCTGGAGTCGCTTCCAGTGTCTTTGTGGTCGTCACCGGGACTTTTTTGATGATTGCTGGCACTTATAGCGCCATTTATACCATTGTCAACACGCCGGGAAGCTCCAAGGTTTGGTCCTGTGCGGacaactccaactccacgTGAGTTGAGATGCATGCATGTTTCAGACCTTATATTGCATTGCCCTGTGTTACTTGTAGCTTGTTTTGTTTTCgcggaaaaggaaaaaaaaagatctGGTTGGAATGCTTCCCCTCAATTTTGCTTACGCAAAGCCTTGAATTTAGCCTGCAGCACTTCCGCGGGGGGTGAAGCGAGACTTTGGTTATCATGAACAGCAACCGACGAAGCGTGTCGGGTTTTCTACATATCCATTTTTAGTTCGACTGGTATAGAAAAAAGCCAATTGTATACAACCGGAGACTAATGCTTTCGGTGGAGAGAGAAGCGATGGCGCGGCGAGTGTATATTATGCATTTAGAAGACATGTACACGCAGGGCGTGAAAAGAATAACTTAGAGAATAGAGAACAGTAGATGGTCTCCATTTTGTTTTGATGCTGTCATGGTATGTACATGGATGAAATGATGCGATGGTTATAGCTGCTCGGTCTTGAAGAGCAATATCGTCATAGGGTTAGGCAGTAGAGCCTCATGGTCTCTAGAATACTCAAGAGGCATTTCTCAAACCAGAGACTAtggtgtatgtatgtttTTGGAGTCCCTAAATCGTGTTGTGGGTGAGCTGAATAACAGCCACTTAAGCAGCTTGGGTGCTGGCGATTCCACCATCATACTTGGATGGGCAtgtctatgtatgtatgtacatatgtaagcTTACCAATCTTAAATCGGAGTcccatactccgtagccaAGTACAGTTTAGTCAGTCTTCCATCACATTGGCACTTCAAGTCTGTTCGTGGAGGGCCATCGGCGGCTGTGGCACAAAGGCTCCGGCATTGTCGAGAGATGTTGGGCCTGTTCACCTGATGGCATTGACCATGGACAAATGGCATCAGTAAGGAGCCGATGACGAGCATTTCCACTACTCCGTGGTACCGTCTTCATTCCATAATGGCTTGCAACGAGGACCGGTGACCCGCCGGGTCAAGTTTTGCCCTGTCAGACTGCGGCGGCCATTTCCCCCACACACGAATGGTGCTTCAGACCGCATTGAATGATAGATACCCTTGTAACTTTCAGCGTCGTCGCCTCATTTTCGCAACTGGATTCGACCAGGGAATGCGccatggagctggaggaaTCGTGGGGCGGGCCGTGAATGGCGCGATCCAGCCACCCAGCCATCGTTGGTACTAatactagtacggagtacatgcatgCTACAATGCAATCTTCTGTCGTTGGGCCTGACACTGTGTTCATTAATACCATACAATTGCCGTAACTCCTTGATCCAAACCGAGCTGAAATTGGGCACAGTCTGGTCTCTGAGGTCTGTGGTCTGTGGTCTGGCCTGCgcttttgtttttgtctTTGCCTTCCTTTTCCCCCCTGGCTCCACAATTATAAGGCCATAATTCAACTTCAACACTATGCGGAAGAAATAACTATGCACTAACATGAACAAGACCAGGGTCAGCTGCATATATCACTCCGTAGCTCTGTACTCCATATGCACGAGGAACTTGGACCTGACATCCATATATCCCTCCCATTGGTCGCTTGAGCACCACGGTTTGCCATCCTCCTCGCACATCTCGGAGTCTGCCCTACCGAGTACGGCATCCCTGATCATCAACCCATCGCTTGTGCCAGCCTCATAGATTCGCACTACTTACAATATAATGCCAATCTGTATCGAGTGTAGACACCCCGTCAAGACACTATGGACCAAATACTCGGGCGCTGGTGACCAGTCTAGCGGACACAACATCCGCCTAAGCGTCTGCCGAAACTGCGGTTTCTTTTGCGACAAGTATGTCGAGCATGACtttgtcgtcatcttcataGACTTGGTCTTGATCAAGCCGCAGGTAACTATGGCCTTGGGTGCTTGTAGCGTCTGccgcgtcgaggaggagccgTATGGTTTGTCACTTGGTGCTAATTGCGACGCGACCTCCCTGAACAGGTCTACAGGCACCTCCTCCACAACACCTTGATGCGGAATGGCGATCGGTTCGATGTATGTACAACTAACTGTCTGTCGCACTGGCCGTGTATACACGAGACCATTTTGAGCCCTACTCCTTGCTGGCACTCGTGGCGTGCCAACGCTGATACTGAACACGTGCTAACCAACGCGCCCGCCTTTCACTCGGAGCAGCCTTCCATCATCCGACTGGGcatcctgctgctgctgtttgaTGTCTATCTGACGTGGGAGCGCATCGAGAAACGGGCCGGTCCAGCCATGTTCCCTGGCGGAGGCAACCTAGGCAACctggcccagcagcccattGCGGTACAATACCTCTTCTTCTTAGTTCTCTGCACATTATCAACACTGGCATTCCATCTTATTATTCGATTTCTCACCTGCTCGTCGTATTCGCCCTTTGATATACTGGGTATCATGCCGCGATACGCACGTCCAAATTCGGTCTCGACAGCATTGCTCTTATCTTCCTACACGAAGCTATTCCCAATTCTCATGGTTATATGGAAGTATGACATCCCTGCTGCAGCTAGGCCCTTGGGCTGGGCAGTCGTAGCGAATAATATCGAGGCTCTGAGAATTCTGTTGGATTGTAAATATTATACAGCTTGTATCCTTGCACTAGC from Metarhizium brunneum chromosome 2, complete sequence includes these protein-coding regions:
- the arv1 gene encoding Protein arv1 — protein: MPICIECRHPVKTLWTKYSGAGDQSSGHNIRLSVCRNCGFFCDKYVEHDFVVIFIDLVLIKPQVTMALGACSVCRVEEEPHLLHNTLMRNGDRFDVCTTNCLSHWPCIHETILSPTPCWHSWRANADTEHVLTNAPAFHSEQPSIIRLGILLLLFDVYLTWERIEKRAGPAMFPGGGNLGNLAQQPIAVQYLFFLVLCTLSTLAFHLIIRFLTCSSYSPFDILGIMPRYARPNSVSTALLLSSYTKLFPILMVIWKYDIPAAARPLGWAVVANNIEALRILLDCKYYTACILALAGATSRWAAGRFILIAAGLGDVDSISESSVAADGRALWALFLLIRDWAGRLAVG